The following are from one region of the Bacillota bacterium genome:
- a CDS encoding 2-oxoacid:acceptor oxidoreductase family protein, with protein sequence MGKAWQVVLAGAGGQGLVLGGVLLGEAASLHAGKNALQTQSYGIASRGGFSCSEVVISDQEIVYPGVLEPDVALVLTGEALEMYKDAGGEDTILIVDEAVENPGLVGMRFPLEKTARQLGSQAVQNLVGLGVILGLTGMIPPEAMSGAIKERFQGRPGLELNIKAFETGLALAREGKKS encoded by the coding sequence GTGGGCAAGGCTTGGCAGGTTGTTCTGGCTGGGGCTGGCGGCCAGGGACTGGTGCTCGGTGGGGTACTCCTGGGGGAGGCGGCTTCGCTCCACGCTGGGAAGAACGCACTGCAGACCCAGTCTTACGGCATAGCCTCCAGGGGTGGTTTTTCCTGCTCGGAGGTGGTCATATCTGACCAGGAGATAGTGTACCCGGGGGTGCTGGAACCAGATGTGGCCCTGGTGTTGACCGGGGAGGCGCTGGAGATGTACAAGGACGCTGGAGGAGAGGACACTATCCTCATAGTGGACGAAGCTGTGGAGAATCCCGGTCTTGTGGGGATGAGGTTCCCCCTGGAGAAGACGGCGAGGCAACTGGGCAGCCAGGCGGTTCAGAACCTGGTGGGGCTGGGGGTAATCCTGGGCCTGACTGGGATGATCCCGCCTGAGGCCATGTCCGGCGCCATCAAGGAACGGTTCCAGGGAAGGCCAGGCCTGGAGCTCAACATTAAGGCCTTTGAGACCGGACTTGCACTGGCAAGGGAGGGGAAGAAGTCTTGA
- a CDS encoding ornithine cyclodeaminase family protein: MTELLFLSRGEVMESVTMAEAVDSCEEAYKALSAGRAVAPVRVPVEVKKHNGVTLFMPCHLPGVDSTGVKVVSVYPGNVKRGLPTIAGLMVMVDATTGTPVAVMEAGYLTALRTGAASGAASRQLSRPDARVAAILGAGAQGRTQLEATAAVRPIEEARIYDVFEESARAFAAEMAPRLGIDISVTQDPGECVDGADIVCCATTSWTPVFPGDRLKPGAHVNGIGSFTPQMQEVGEDTLLRCSLVVVDSMEAAMEEAGDLLIPIGRGSFRKEDIHGEIGQIMLGKKHGRQDPEEITFFKAVGVSVLDVAVGHLIYEKAIDRGLGTRVRL, from the coding sequence TTGACAGAGTTGCTTTTTCTCTCTCGCGGCGAGGTTATGGAGAGTGTGACCATGGCGGAGGCCGTGGATTCCTGCGAGGAGGCCTACAAGGCCCTGAGCGCGGGTAGGGCCGTAGCCCCGGTGCGGGTCCCCGTAGAGGTGAAGAAGCATAACGGGGTTACCCTGTTCATGCCCTGTCACCTGCCGGGTGTTGATTCCACAGGGGTAAAGGTTGTCTCCGTGTATCCTGGCAATGTAAAGAGGGGATTGCCTACCATAGCAGGCCTAATGGTGATGGTGGATGCGACTACGGGGACCCCTGTCGCGGTCATGGAGGCGGGATACCTCACGGCATTGAGGACCGGGGCTGCCTCTGGGGCTGCCAGCAGGCAGCTGTCAAGACCCGATGCCCGGGTGGCAGCTATTCTGGGAGCGGGTGCGCAGGGCAGGACCCAGCTGGAGGCTACGGCCGCTGTGAGGCCCATAGAAGAGGCGAGGATCTACGATGTTTTCGAGGAGAGCGCCAGGGCCTTTGCTGCGGAAATGGCTCCCAGGCTCGGTATCGATATTAGTGTGACCCAGGACCCGGGGGAGTGCGTCGACGGGGCTGACATCGTGTGTTGTGCCACCACCTCCTGGACTCCGGTCTTCCCTGGGGATCGCCTGAAGCCTGGGGCCCACGTGAACGGGATTGGCTCCTTCACCCCCCAGATGCAAGAGGTGGGTGAGGATACCCTCTTAAGGTGCAGCCTCGTTGTGGTGGATTCCATGGAGGCCGCAATGGAAGAGGCGGGGGACCTCCTCATACCCATAGGCAGGGGGAGCTTCCGCAAGGAAGACATCCACGGTGAGATAGGCCAGATCATGCTGGGCAAGAAGCATGGGCGGCAGGACCCGGAAGAGATCACCTTCTTCAAGGCTGTGGGCGTATCAGTCCTGGATGTGGCGGTGGGACATCTCATCTACGAGAAGGCTATTGACAGGGGACTGGGTACGCGGGTCCGCCTGTAG
- a CDS encoding Uma2 family endonuclease, with the protein MERLLTAQELAKMLSLSVDTIWRYTRQRKIPAVELGERQYRYKKDAVLAALAARGLTAREGRPQYSGEGCLTYEDYLQIPEEPGYRFEVLEGFLVKEPSPSVHHQRVLRELGYQLRDFFRGHDPEGEVFLAPLDNTLTSSNVLQPDILYVSGPRRGILREERIDGPCDLVVEIMSPSNRRKDRVLKMEIYRKAGVPHYWLVDPEDDTLEAFELRDGCYARLFAGGPGDRFAHPGFPGLDLDLDRVFHRPELALPEDE; encoded by the coding sequence ATGGAGAGGTTACTTACAGCTCAGGAGTTGGCCAAGATGCTGAGCCTGTCGGTGGATACTATCTGGAGGTATACGAGGCAAAGGAAGATACCCGCTGTGGAACTAGGGGAGAGACAGTACCGGTACAAGAAGGATGCAGTGCTGGCCGCCCTGGCGGCGCGTGGCCTGACTGCCAGGGAAGGGCGCCCTCAATACTCCGGGGAGGGCTGTTTAACCTACGAGGACTACTTGCAGATCCCGGAGGAACCCGGCTACCGGTTTGAGGTTCTGGAGGGGTTTCTGGTCAAAGAGCCTTCTCCTTCGGTGCATCACCAGCGGGTATTGCGCGAGCTGGGATACCAGCTGAGGGACTTCTTCCGGGGTCATGATCCCGAGGGTGAGGTCTTTTTGGCCCCTCTGGATAACACCCTGACGTCCAGCAATGTACTCCAACCGGACATCCTGTATGTGTCTGGCCCAAGGAGGGGAATTCTCCGTGAGGAACGGATTGACGGTCCCTGTGACCTGGTGGTAGAGATCATGTCGCCCTCCAATCGAAGGAAGGATCGGGTGCTAAAGATGGAAATCTACCGGAAGGCGGGGGTTCCTCACTACTGGCTGGTCGACCCTGAAGATGATACGCTGGAGGCCTTTGAGTTAAGAGATGGGTGCTACGCGCGGTTGTTTGCAGGTGGCCCGGGTGATAGGTTTGCTCACCCAGGTTTTCCAGGGCTGGATCTGGACCTGGATAGGGTGTTTCACCGGCCCGAACTTGCTTTACCGGAAGATGAATAG
- a CDS encoding carbon-nitrogen hydrolase family protein — translation MLVALAQTDPKIGRTEQNLAEILEIISQASGEGADLIVFPECALQGYCFDSRAEAMEIAVEVPGPATDEMCRACGEAHVVVGILERHNQTLLNTAVVLGPTGYLTKYHKAHLPVLGVDRFCAKGNAPGPVVDIGVGRFGVLICYELRFPEVSRSLALRGADLVCNITNWPQGADANADFIGRTRALESRVYVASSDRAGEEKGVRFLGLSQMISPTGEVLAKAGTDPEVLMVEIDPSKARQKNLINRPGEYELYLFRDRRPELYEALVMDQS, via the coding sequence ATGCTGGTAGCTCTTGCCCAGACAGATCCCAAGATAGGTCGAACAGAACAGAACCTTGCCGAGATCCTTGAGATCATTAGCCAGGCATCAGGTGAGGGAGCTGACCTCATCGTGTTCCCTGAGTGTGCCCTCCAAGGATACTGCTTTGATAGCCGTGCAGAAGCCATGGAAATCGCCGTAGAGGTCCCGGGCCCCGCCACAGACGAAATGTGCAGGGCATGTGGGGAGGCTCATGTCGTAGTAGGTATCTTGGAAAGGCACAACCAAACCCTCCTGAACACCGCTGTAGTACTGGGCCCAACCGGATATCTGACGAAGTACCATAAGGCTCACCTTCCGGTTCTTGGCGTGGATCGGTTCTGCGCCAAGGGGAATGCCCCGGGACCCGTTGTTGACATAGGGGTGGGCAGGTTTGGAGTCCTCATCTGTTACGAGCTGAGATTTCCAGAAGTATCCAGGTCACTGGCTTTAAGGGGTGCAGACTTGGTCTGCAACATAACCAACTGGCCGCAAGGAGCAGACGCAAACGCAGACTTCATAGGGAGAACCCGGGCTCTGGAGAGCAGGGTATACGTGGCTTCCAGCGATAGGGCGGGTGAGGAAAAGGGAGTCAGGTTTCTCGGACTCAGCCAGATGATATCCCCAACTGGTGAAGTACTGGCAAAGGCCGGAACGGACCCCGAAGTCCTCATGGTGGAGATCGACCCCAGCAAAGCAAGACAGAAGAACCTCATTAACCGCCCAGGAGAGTACGAACTCTACCTCTTCAGGGACAGAAGACCGGAACTGTATGAGGCCCTGGTAATGGACCAAAGTTAG
- a CDS encoding branched-chain amino acid ABC transporter permease, which translates to MRHLHWKYLIPTVAIVSLLPLVAREYTLHVAIMAFYYVIMASSWNVLTGYAGQMSFAQAAFSTFAGYVSTLLALKMAVPPALGISIAAVATCALGFLLGIVCIKTKGIYHALTTIAFAQIFRITINIEYKITRGSLGLSSIPLFGSTLSKVPYFYAALALALLTLLVLDRVLASPIGLVFRAIKDDQVASTSIGINVVKYRQVAFVITSLFAGVAGAFLAHYTMIVSPESATIAQMALIIAMAVSGGMGTFFGPVAGAVGLQFLAEYLREFGQMHLVLLGLIMLLVVRFVPEGIAPMLSRKARDLGVFVKLRATGSRVS; encoded by the coding sequence ATGAGGCACCTTCACTGGAAGTATCTAATCCCTACAGTGGCCATCGTCTCATTGCTCCCTCTGGTGGCGAGGGAGTACACCCTGCATGTGGCCATCATGGCCTTCTACTACGTTATCATGGCTAGCAGCTGGAATGTACTCACTGGGTATGCGGGTCAGATGTCCTTCGCACAGGCCGCATTCAGCACTTTCGCCGGGTATGTGTCAACCTTGCTGGCCTTGAAGATGGCTGTGCCCCCAGCCCTGGGCATTAGCATTGCGGCAGTAGCCACATGTGCACTGGGGTTCTTACTCGGCATTGTCTGCATTAAGACGAAAGGTATCTACCATGCACTAACGACAATAGCATTCGCACAGATCTTCAGAATCACCATCAACATAGAATATAAAATAACTCGCGGTTCCTTGGGCCTAAGCAGTATCCCCCTCTTTGGTAGCACCCTTTCCAAGGTGCCTTACTTCTATGCAGCACTGGCCTTGGCCTTACTCACGCTACTTGTGCTTGACAGGGTCCTGGCATCCCCGATTGGGCTAGTCTTCCGGGCCATCAAAGACGACCAGGTGGCATCCACTTCGATAGGTATCAACGTGGTCAAATACAGGCAGGTAGCGTTTGTAATAACCAGTCTCTTCGCAGGTGTAGCCGGAGCCTTTCTCGCCCACTATACAATGATAGTGAGTCCAGAATCCGCTACAATAGCCCAGATGGCGCTGATAATTGCCATGGCGGTCAGCGGAGGAATGGGAACCTTTTTCGGACCAGTAGCCGGTGCGGTGGGGCTTCAGTTCCTCGCCGAGTACCTAAGGGAGTTTGGGCAAATGCACTTGGTTCTTCTGGGGCTCATAATGCTTCTCGTGGTCCGGTTCGTGCCAGAGGGAATTGCCCCCATGCTCAGCCGTAAAGCAAGAGACTTGGGTGTCTTTGTGAAGCTGCGAGCCACCGGCTCCAGGGTCAGCTGA
- a CDS encoding branched-chain amino acid ABC transporter permease, with protein sequence MGQSQMVLSYLVNGLMMGSIYALMAIGLALILGVLRIVNFAHGEFYMWAAYISYFCGTVLGLSPYLSAVFAMTFAFILGVATERLLITPFYSGKAVGDYDLLITFALSFFLINLAVRVFGPYQVAAPALAQGFVKIGPLSVSAGRLLAAVLALTMLIALLQVIRRTVVGITLRATSQDREVAAAMGVNVSRISTLGFGIGGLLAGASGALLGPIFVVAPMMGELPSGKSFVILVLGGMGSIKGALLGALMLGVFENLGVLLLSPSYRDAYGFLVLVLVLLVKPTGLFGGETL encoded by the coding sequence ATGGGCCAATCGCAAATGGTACTCTCCTACCTGGTAAACGGCCTAATGATGGGCAGCATCTATGCCTTGATGGCCATAGGGCTCGCACTCATCCTGGGGGTGCTCAGGATTGTTAACTTCGCTCACGGTGAGTTCTACATGTGGGCAGCCTACATTTCCTATTTCTGCGGCACCGTGCTAGGACTAAGCCCTTACCTGTCGGCGGTCTTCGCCATGACCTTCGCCTTCATCCTGGGAGTGGCGACTGAGAGACTCCTCATCACCCCCTTCTATTCTGGAAAGGCCGTGGGAGACTACGACCTGCTGATTACTTTCGCATTGTCCTTTTTCCTAATTAACCTGGCGGTTAGGGTGTTCGGTCCTTACCAGGTGGCCGCGCCTGCCTTGGCGCAAGGCTTCGTCAAGATCGGTCCCTTAAGCGTCAGCGCTGGCCGCCTGCTGGCCGCTGTCCTGGCCCTCACCATGCTGATAGCGCTCCTGCAAGTAATCAGGCGTACTGTGGTAGGAATCACCCTCAGGGCCACATCTCAGGATCGGGAGGTGGCCGCCGCCATGGGAGTCAACGTTTCCCGCATAAGCACCCTGGGGTTTGGAATTGGGGGGCTCCTGGCTGGCGCCTCGGGCGCCTTGCTCGGCCCCATCTTCGTTGTGGCCCCAATGATGGGAGAACTGCCCTCCGGCAAGTCCTTCGTCATCCTGGTCCTCGGGGGTATGGGGTCCATCAAAGGAGCTCTGCTTGGTGCTCTGATGCTGGGAGTATTTGAGAACTTGGGCGTACTGTTGTTGTCTCCCAGCTATCGTGACGCATATGGGTTCCTAGTTCTCGTGCTAGTGCTCCTTGTGAAACCCACCGGGCTGTTTGGGGGCGAGACCCTATGA
- a CDS encoding ABC transporter substrate-binding protein codes for MSELNTHVPGNGRCQNTGVRTLNNEREVKFMKGRRTLALLAVVSLVLAISGCGSGSATPPPSQDEVIKIGAVGPLSPPGSVAAGAELKNAMEIAIDEINEQGGILGKKLQLVFEDSQGTPEKGVSVMEKLITKDQVIIVTGEAHSSAAKAEMEVAHRYGIPFVISEAWSDELTLRGYREVFRIAPNNKAFSEKVREFVEANGFQRVAAIVEDTDFGIGSMDLIESELRALGLEHKVMIVDRTSLDFVPQLIQLQEFGPDLFVHFVTGAGSFLLVKQAYEIGLSPTSKTAMFMAGMDATFPEFWPNVGEAGRYVVFQSPYHAKAKFTDLTEPFVRKYEARFNRTPTYVALAGYDSILVIAEAIKAAESTDPQKIIEALEVISVTGVRGIMEFPTDKGLGVWYHNADSPMLFLQYTEVNQAVEDAVIVYPADVATANMQSPE; via the coding sequence GTGTCTGAACTCAACACACACGTCCCTGGTAATGGAAGATGTCAGAACACGGGTGTTAGAACACTGAACAACGAGAGGGAGGTTAAGTTCATGAAAGGTAGGAGAACGCTGGCCCTGTTAGCGGTAGTATCACTGGTGTTGGCCATCAGCGGTTGTGGCTCCGGGTCCGCCACCCCCCCACCCTCTCAGGATGAGGTCATCAAGATTGGGGCAGTAGGTCCCCTTTCTCCCCCCGGCAGCGTAGCTGCAGGTGCAGAACTAAAAAATGCCATGGAAATCGCCATTGACGAGATTAATGAACAGGGTGGAATCCTGGGCAAGAAGCTGCAGCTGGTGTTCGAGGACTCACAGGGCACACCCGAGAAGGGCGTGTCCGTCATGGAGAAACTAATTACGAAAGACCAGGTAATCATCGTGACCGGTGAGGCCCACAGTTCTGCGGCAAAGGCAGAGATGGAGGTCGCCCATAGATATGGTATACCTTTTGTGATATCCGAGGCGTGGTCCGATGAGCTGACCCTCAGGGGCTACCGTGAGGTGTTTAGGATAGCGCCAAACAACAAAGCATTTAGCGAGAAGGTTCGCGAGTTCGTGGAGGCAAATGGGTTCCAGCGGGTTGCCGCTATTGTAGAAGACACGGACTTCGGCATCGGCAGCATGGATCTGATAGAAAGCGAACTGAGGGCCCTTGGCTTAGAGCACAAGGTGATGATCGTGGATAGGACTAGTCTTGACTTCGTGCCCCAACTGATACAGTTGCAGGAATTCGGCCCGGACCTATTTGTTCATTTCGTAACAGGGGCTGGCTCTTTCCTCCTTGTAAAACAAGCCTACGAAATTGGTCTGTCGCCTACAAGCAAAACCGCCATGTTCATGGCTGGGATGGACGCGACATTCCCGGAATTCTGGCCAAACGTAGGAGAGGCCGGGAGGTATGTGGTATTCCAGTCACCCTACCATGCTAAGGCCAAGTTCACAGATCTCACTGAACCTTTCGTGAGAAAGTACGAAGCGAGGTTCAACCGAACTCCCACATATGTGGCACTAGCAGGTTATGATTCCATCCTGGTAATAGCCGAAGCTATCAAGGCTGCTGAGAGCACTGATCCCCAGAAGATCATCGAAGCTCTGGAAGTCATATCTGTAACCGGCGTGCGAGGCATCATGGAGTTTCCCACCGATAAGGGATTGGGTGTGTGGTACCATAATGCGGACTCTCCTATGCTCTTCCTGCAGTACACAGAGGTCAATCAGGCAGTAGAAGATGCCGTAATTGTCTACCCTGCTGATGTAGCCACTGCGAATATGCAGTCGCCCGAGTAG
- a CDS encoding ABC transporter ATP-binding protein, whose protein sequence is MLALKEVVAGYDESLVLKGITLEVKEGEIVALLGPNGAGKSTTLKTILGLVCIRSGAIEFMGRRIDNRPTAEIVRSGISMVFEGRRVFPELSVTENLIMGGYTLGRSMERKRKMESVFLRFPRIAQRHNQMAGSLSGGEQQMLAIGRALMSDPTLLIMDEPSMGLAPSIVDEVFSIISEINARGTTILLVEQNANRALEIASRAYVLESGEVVLSDTASQLIGHGEIEMAYLGGGV, encoded by the coding sequence ATGCTAGCGCTGAAAGAAGTTGTCGCGGGTTACGATGAGTCTTTAGTGCTAAAGGGCATCACGCTGGAAGTTAAGGAGGGTGAGATAGTAGCCCTACTGGGGCCTAATGGGGCTGGCAAGTCTACCACACTAAAGACAATACTAGGTCTCGTATGCATCCGTTCCGGGGCTATCGAATTTATGGGTAGGCGTATTGACAACAGACCCACGGCGGAAATCGTTCGGAGTGGCATATCCATGGTGTTCGAGGGGCGGCGTGTGTTCCCCGAACTCAGCGTCACGGAGAACCTGATCATGGGAGGGTACACCCTTGGGAGATCCATGGAGCGAAAGCGGAAGATGGAGTCAGTATTCCTGCGGTTTCCTCGAATAGCACAGAGGCATAACCAGATGGCCGGGTCTCTTTCAGGTGGTGAGCAACAAATGCTCGCTATCGGCCGTGCTCTCATGTCTGATCCAACCCTGCTAATAATGGACGAACCATCAATGGGATTGGCGCCCTCCATCGTCGACGAAGTGTTTTCAATCATATCCGAGATTAACGCCCGCGGGACCACCATTCTTCTTGTTGAGCAGAATGCCAACCGAGCATTGGAAATCGCAAGTAGAGCGTACGTTTTGGAGTCCGGAGAAGTGGTACTGTCGGATACTGCCTCCCAACTGATTGGACATGGGGAGATAGAGATGGCTTACCTTGGAGGGGGTGTCTGA
- a CDS encoding ABC transporter ATP-binding protein, giving the protein MKSFSCQIREGIIHSIIGPNGAGKTTIFNLISGQLRPHSGSIRLRGQELVGKPPNVIASSGIGRTFQTLRLFKNLTVWENVFVAYKTKQGLSLWRMALASGRDDGRDTEADATISDILGLLQLNDRRRIMAKNLSYGDQRRLEIARALAVKPSVLLLDEPTCGMNPQEAKDMIATIDRIRARGSTIVLVEHNMRVVMSVSQHITVVDFGAVIAEGTPEEVKNSETVIQAYLGGRKC; this is encoded by the coding sequence GTGAAATCCTTTAGTTGTCAAATTAGAGAGGGAATTATTCATTCGATAATTGGCCCTAACGGCGCTGGGAAGACCACCATATTCAACCTTATCTCTGGCCAATTGCGGCCCCATAGCGGCTCTATCCGGTTGAGAGGTCAAGAACTTGTGGGTAAGCCACCCAACGTCATTGCTTCTAGTGGAATAGGGAGAACGTTCCAGACATTGAGACTCTTCAAGAACCTAACAGTCTGGGAAAACGTGTTTGTCGCGTACAAGACCAAGCAAGGTCTCTCCCTGTGGCGAATGGCTCTTGCGAGCGGTCGCGACGACGGGCGGGACACGGAAGCAGATGCTACCATTTCGGATATACTCGGACTCCTGCAGTTGAACGATAGGCGGAGAATTATGGCCAAGAACCTTTCCTATGGTGACCAGAGAAGGCTAGAGATCGCTCGCGCCCTAGCCGTCAAACCTTCTGTGCTACTCCTGGATGAACCCACCTGCGGTATGAACCCGCAGGAGGCCAAGGACATGATTGCTACCATCGACAGGATCCGTGCCAGGGGCTCCACCATAGTACTGGTGGAGCATAATATGAGGGTTGTCATGAGTGTCTCCCAGCATATAACCGTGGTGGATTTTGGGGCCGTAATTGCTGAGGGTACACCGGAGGAAGTCAAGAACTCCGAGACCGTAATTCAAGCTTACCTGGGGGGCCGCAAATGCTAG
- a CDS encoding CoA transferase — MSGLRGPLEHITVLANEQYIAGPYCTMLLADAGARVIKVERPGSGDPRRTMGPFLEVDGEKHSWGFAEYNRNKKSVALDLSKEEGKDIFKALARASDVVVENFRPGVMDKLGLGYSPLKMENPRLVFCAISGFGQLDGYRGPYSDWPAFDIVSEAMSGVMHMIGFEDRPPVSALYGLADLIAGQAAVQGILIALLDRDRTGEGQMVDISMLDAMVALNERVMTIYSFTGQVPIRGNERLFGPRGAYRSRDGYVAINIPSDYMWERLAACMGREDLIGDPRCADGRSRAAHSEDLIRPAIENWLEDKDSLEAANILNSAGVPGGPVHTAEEVFKCPQVAARNMLSPIHSGPLAGKKLVRTPIRLSDSTEIAAKGIPALGEHTDEVLTQILGYQGTRLDHLRQDGIIG, encoded by the coding sequence GTGAGTGGTTTGAGAGGGCCCCTGGAGCATATCACAGTGCTGGCAAACGAGCAGTACATCGCTGGGCCCTACTGCACCATGCTCCTGGCGGATGCTGGCGCACGGGTTATCAAAGTGGAGAGGCCGGGCAGCGGTGACCCCCGGCGTACCATGGGACCCTTTCTCGAGGTGGATGGGGAGAAGCACTCCTGGGGGTTCGCCGAGTACAACCGCAACAAGAAGAGCGTTGCCCTGGACCTCAGCAAGGAAGAGGGTAAGGACATCTTCAAGGCCCTGGCACGGGCCAGCGATGTGGTGGTGGAGAACTTCCGTCCCGGTGTCATGGACAAACTGGGCCTTGGCTACAGCCCCCTCAAGATGGAGAATCCCCGGCTGGTGTTCTGCGCTATTAGTGGGTTCGGCCAGTTGGACGGGTATCGAGGCCCCTACTCGGACTGGCCCGCCTTCGACATCGTGTCCGAGGCCATGAGCGGTGTCATGCACATGATCGGGTTCGAGGACCGCCCGCCCGTCTCCGCCCTCTACGGCCTGGCAGACCTAATAGCAGGCCAGGCGGCGGTCCAGGGGATCCTCATAGCACTGCTGGACAGGGACAGGACCGGTGAGGGTCAGATGGTAGACATCTCCATGCTCGACGCCATGGTGGCCCTGAACGAGCGAGTAATGACCATCTACTCCTTCACCGGGCAGGTCCCAATCAGGGGAAATGAAAGGCTGTTTGGGCCCAGAGGGGCATATCGTAGCCGGGATGGCTATGTAGCCATCAACATTCCCTCAGACTACATGTGGGAGAGACTCGCCGCATGCATGGGTAGAGAAGATCTTATAGGGGACCCTAGGTGCGCTGATGGCCGCTCCAGGGCTGCTCACTCGGAAGACCTCATACGCCCCGCCATCGAGAATTGGCTCGAGGACAAAGATTCTCTTGAAGCAGCAAACATCCTTAACAGTGCCGGAGTTCCAGGCGGACCCGTCCACACGGCCGAAGAGGTATTCAAGTGCCCACAGGTTGCTGCCAGAAACATGCTTAGTCCGATTCACTCAGGCCCCCTGGCTGGCAAGAAGCTAGTACGAACCCCCATCAGGTTGTCCGATAGCACAGAAATTGCCGCAAAAGGTATCCCTGCGCTGGGAGAGCATACAGATGAAGTCCTAACCCAAATCCTGGGATACCAGGGTACCCGGCTAGATCACTTGAGGCAGGATGGGATTATCGGGTAG
- a CDS encoding aspartate aminotransferase family protein: MESKAHVFQRDLKRPYPVIARAEGVYLYDEDGHRYLDGCSGALVTNLGHGVREIIEAIHEQCERVCFAHQSRFTTRPAIDLSRRLASMAPGDLDKVWIVSGGSEATESALKMARQYFLERDGHTCKYKVISRRLSYHGSTIGALSMTGHPGRKSKFTPLLSPAATHISAPYCYRCPYGDEYSECSLRCAHELGDAIRAEGPDNVAAFIAEPVGGAAGGGITPPPGYYEIIQETCRRYDVVFIADEVMCGMGRTGTNFAIEHWQALPDIIVTAKGISAGYAPLGAVIASSRLYQAFEEGTGKFAHGYTYGGNPLSCAVGDRILRYMEERNIVERAREAGDYLWQAIEPLRDIPIVGDIRGKGLLMGIELVKDRATKEPFEARLGVAERITRLALSKGLVIYPGGGTANGCDGDHFLIGPPLVIEKGEMDIMVGILEETLKESVHLKSF; the protein is encoded by the coding sequence GTGGAGTCAAAGGCCCATGTGTTCCAGAGGGACCTGAAGAGACCGTACCCCGTAATCGCCAGAGCGGAGGGCGTCTACTTGTACGATGAGGACGGCCATCGTTACCTCGACGGGTGCTCAGGCGCGCTGGTGACGAACCTTGGACACGGCGTGCGGGAGATTATCGAAGCCATCCACGAGCAATGCGAGAGGGTGTGCTTCGCCCATCAGTCCAGGTTCACCACACGCCCTGCTATCGACCTCTCCAGGCGCCTTGCCAGCATGGCGCCGGGGGATCTGGACAAGGTTTGGATCGTCTCAGGAGGTTCGGAAGCCACTGAGTCAGCGCTGAAGATGGCTAGGCAGTACTTTCTCGAGAGGGACGGGCATACCTGTAAGTACAAGGTGATCTCCAGGAGACTCAGCTACCACGGATCTACCATAGGCGCCCTCTCCATGACCGGCCACCCTGGCAGGAAATCCAAGTTCACCCCGCTGCTTAGCCCTGCGGCAACCCACATATCAGCCCCCTACTGCTACCGGTGCCCCTATGGGGATGAGTATTCTGAGTGCTCCCTGCGTTGTGCCCACGAGCTGGGGGATGCCATCAGGGCGGAGGGCCCTGACAACGTGGCTGCCTTCATCGCGGAGCCCGTGGGCGGGGCCGCTGGAGGCGGCATCACGCCTCCCCCGGGGTACTACGAGATAATCCAGGAGACATGCAGGCGTTATGATGTAGTGTTCATCGCCGATGAGGTCATGTGCGGCATGGGCCGTACCGGGACCAACTTCGCTATCGAGCACTGGCAGGCACTCCCCGACATCATCGTAACTGCAAAAGGGATCAGCGCAGGGTACGCACCTCTGGGTGCCGTCATCGCCTCGAGCCGTCTCTACCAAGCCTTTGAGGAGGGAACCGGCAAATTCGCCCACGGTTACACCTACGGGGGTAACCCGCTGAGCTGTGCCGTAGGTGACCGGATACTTCGCTACATGGAAGAGAGGAACATTGTAGAGCGTGCCCGGGAGGCCGGGGACTACCTGTGGCAGGCCATAGAGCCTCTTAGGGACATACCCATAGTGGGTGACATTCGGGGCAAAGGGCTTCTGATGGGCATTGAGCTAGTTAAGGACAGGGCCACGAAGGAACCCTTTGAGGCCCGCCTGGGTGTGGCCGAGAGGATTACCCGGCTGGCGCTGTCCAAGGGCCTGGTGATCTACCCCGGAGGGGGGACCGCCAACGGCTGCGATGGGGATCACTTCCTCATAGGCCCGCCACTGGTCATCGAGAAGGGCGAAATGGACATCATGGTGGGGATCCTGGAGGAAACCCTCAAGGAGAGCGTCCACTTGAAGTCCTTCTGA